Proteins from a single region of Pirellulales bacterium:
- a CDS encoding tyrosine-type recombinase/integrase: protein MRASALKIVGVARANWTAPCGVLGIASICIARYSSSTIHDLRHSHATLLLSQGVHPKIVQERPGHSQISVTMDTYLHCLPTMQREAAGRLHRLSVPSTASAPRHQSLWDSQARLLW, encoded by the coding sequence ATGCGAGCGAGTGCGCTCAAGATCGTGGGCGTCGCCCGTGCCAACTGGACCGCACCTTGTGGCGTCTTGGGGATTGCGTCAATCTGCATAGCGAGATATAGCAGCTCGACCATCCACGACTTGCGTCACTCCCATGCCACGTTACTCTTGTCGCAAGGCGTTCATCCGAAAATCGTCCAGGAGCGACCTGGGCACTCGCAGATCAGCGTGACGATGGACACCTACTTGCACTGTCTCCCGACCATGCAGAGAGAAGCGGCGGGACGGCTGCACCGACTGTCGGTTCCGTCCACGGCGTCCGCCCCGCGACACCAAAGTCTCTGGGACAGCCAAGCGCGGCTGTTGTGGTAG
- the pgm gene encoding phosphoglucomutase (alpha-D-glucose-1,6-bisphosphate-dependent), which yields MPISALAGKPAPTELLVDVAQLEREYFNRRPDMGDPQQRVHFGTSGHRGSPLRASFTEAHILAITQAICDYRRRQGIDGPLYMGMDTHALSGPAQRTALEVLAANGVETVIQRDDGFTPTPVISRAILVYNQTRKSHLADGIIITPSHNPPEDGGFKYNPTNGGPADVDVTSWIEERANALLREDNAEVDRVPWSKAIKATTTHEEDFVFPYVNDLRNVIDMEAIRSAKLKLGVDPLGGAAVHYWDIINEVYGLEIDVVNPIVDPTFSFMTVDHDGKIRMDCSSPNAMARLVGLKDRYRVAFANDPDSDRHGIVTPTAGLMNPNHFLAVAIRFLLTHRPHWPAKSSVGKTLVSSSMIDRVVAKLGRTMYEVPVGFKWFVPGLYDGSICFGGEESAGASILRHDGRVWTTDKDGPIMDLLAAEITARTGKDPGEHYAELTREFGTSWYTRIDAPATIEQRKQLQQLTSEAVQVSELAGEPIVAKLTRAPGNNAPIGGLKVVATSGWFAARPSGTEDIYKIYAESFQGQNHLDRIVSEAKEIVNESLRSRGAST from the coding sequence GTGCCAATCTCAGCCCTTGCGGGCAAACCGGCCCCGACAGAATTGCTCGTCGACGTGGCCCAGCTTGAACGAGAATACTTTAATCGCCGGCCCGACATGGGTGACCCCCAACAGCGAGTCCACTTTGGCACAAGCGGACACCGTGGATCGCCGTTGCGGGCCAGCTTCACTGAGGCGCATATCTTGGCCATCACTCAGGCCATCTGCGATTACCGTCGGCGGCAGGGTATTGATGGTCCCCTCTACATGGGCATGGACACCCATGCACTATCCGGTCCCGCGCAGCGCACAGCGCTTGAGGTTCTGGCAGCCAACGGTGTAGAGACGGTGATTCAGCGCGACGATGGCTTCACGCCGACCCCGGTCATCTCACGGGCCATTCTCGTCTACAACCAGACGCGGAAGAGCCACCTCGCGGACGGCATCATCATCACACCCTCACACAACCCGCCGGAAGATGGTGGGTTCAAGTACAACCCGACCAACGGGGGCCCTGCGGATGTGGATGTGACGAGCTGGATTGAGGAACGCGCCAACGCGTTGCTGCGAGAGGATAACGCGGAGGTAGACCGCGTGCCGTGGTCGAAGGCCATCAAGGCCACGACGACGCACGAGGAGGACTTCGTGTTCCCCTATGTCAATGACCTGCGCAATGTCATCGACATGGAAGCAATCCGCAGCGCCAAGCTGAAGTTGGGAGTCGACCCGCTTGGGGGTGCAGCGGTGCATTATTGGGACATCATCAACGAGGTTTATGGACTCGAAATCGATGTAGTAAATCCGATTGTTGACCCAACGTTCTCGTTCATGACGGTCGATCATGACGGCAAAATTCGCATGGACTGCTCGAGTCCCAATGCGATGGCCCGGCTCGTAGGTCTTAAAGATCGGTATCGCGTCGCATTTGCTAATGATCCCGACTCGGATCGACATGGCATTGTTACTCCCACTGCGGGGCTGATGAACCCCAATCACTTCTTGGCCGTGGCCATTCGGTTCCTTCTCACGCATCGCCCTCACTGGCCTGCGAAATCCTCCGTAGGCAAGACGCTGGTCAGCAGTAGCATGATCGATCGGGTTGTTGCCAAACTTGGGCGAACTATGTACGAAGTGCCCGTTGGATTCAAATGGTTCGTGCCCGGCCTATACGACGGTTCGATCTGCTTCGGTGGTGAAGAGAGTGCTGGAGCGAGCATCCTGCGGCACGACGGTCGCGTGTGGACAACGGATAAGGACGGGCCAATCATGGACCTACTGGCGGCCGAGATCACTGCCCGCACAGGCAAGGATCCGGGGGAACATTACGCAGAACTCACGCGAGAATTCGGCACATCTTGGTACACGCGCATAGACGCGCCAGCGACCATAGAACAGCGAAAACAACTTCAACAGTTGACGTCCGAGGCCGTGCAGGTATCTGAATTGGCCGGCGAGCCGATTGTTGCCAAACTTACGCGCGCACCAGGCAATAATGCCCCGATCGGAGGGCTGAAGGTTGTAGCTACGAGCGGCTGGTTCGCTGCTCGCCCCTCCGGGACCGAGGACATTTACAAGATTTATGCGGAAAGCTTCCAGGGCCAGAACCACCTCGACAGGATTGTGAGCGAGGCGAAGGAGATCGTGAACGAGTCACTTCGCTCGCGTGGCGCCAGTACGTAG
- a CDS encoding aminotransferase class III-fold pyridoxal phosphate-dependent enzyme produces the protein MSRLATRAAAVFPAGSNGEFNLPPELAIVIRRGLGCELWDDEERHFYDFSMGWGSALVGHARPEVVDAAQRRAPLGANFAYVTEESLLLAEELVRLSPACDAVRFCASGTEATMYCQRLARALTSRPAILKFEGAYHGANEVGVTSLFPTSAPNFPHPDPSSAGIAALVADSVLVAPFNDLERTARIVAESADRLAAVIVEPLQRCVPPLPGFLQGLRQLCDQYKVLLIFDEVVTGFRLAYGGAQEYYDVVPDLVAYGKALGGGYPIGAFGGRGDILDLVREDRLGHDGYVWMASTLGGNPISAAAARASLTVLRQEGVYPRLHALGRYLREQIAAVLERHGIEAQTIGDGPLAQVIFSNRPVTDYRSSQQGDRARGRAVMLDLFRQGIFLNPMGTKLYLSLAHDERICDIFCQRLDAALIATG, from the coding sequence ATGTCTCGATTGGCCACACGCGCTGCGGCGGTTTTTCCCGCGGGCTCTAACGGCGAGTTCAATTTGCCGCCCGAGCTAGCAATTGTCATTCGCCGTGGACTAGGCTGCGAGCTGTGGGACGATGAGGAGCGACACTTCTACGACTTTTCGATGGGTTGGGGTTCGGCGCTGGTGGGCCATGCCCGGCCCGAAGTGGTCGATGCCGCGCAGCGTCGCGCGCCGCTGGGGGCGAACTTTGCCTACGTGACCGAAGAATCGCTGCTATTGGCCGAAGAGTTGGTGCGGCTCAGCCCGGCGTGCGACGCAGTGCGGTTTTGTGCCTCGGGAACCGAGGCGACGATGTATTGCCAGCGGCTTGCGCGGGCGTTGACCAGCCGACCCGCGATCCTCAAATTCGAAGGGGCCTATCACGGCGCCAACGAAGTGGGGGTGACCAGTCTATTTCCCACCTCGGCACCCAACTTTCCACATCCGGATCCCTCCAGTGCGGGCATCGCGGCGCTGGTGGCCGACAGTGTGCTGGTCGCGCCGTTCAATGACCTGGAGAGGACCGCCCGAATCGTCGCTGAATCGGCCGACCGTCTCGCGGCCGTAATCGTCGAGCCACTGCAGCGGTGTGTTCCGCCGCTACCGGGGTTTCTGCAGGGACTGCGACAACTTTGCGACCAATATAAGGTGCTGTTGATCTTCGACGAAGTCGTTACTGGTTTTCGCCTGGCCTATGGCGGAGCGCAGGAATATTACGACGTAGTGCCCGACCTGGTGGCGTATGGCAAGGCGCTGGGGGGCGGCTACCCGATCGGCGCGTTCGGCGGTCGGGGCGACATTCTGGACCTGGTGCGCGAGGACCGCCTTGGTCACGACGGCTACGTGTGGATGGCTTCGACCCTGGGCGGCAATCCGATTTCAGCCGCGGCCGCGCGAGCGTCCCTGACGGTGCTACGGCAAGAGGGAGTCTATCCACGGCTCCACGCCCTAGGCCGTTATCTCCGCGAACAGATTGCGGCGGTCCTCGAGCGGCACGGCATCGAGGCCCAAACGATCGGCGACGGACCGTTGGCCCAAGTGATATTTTCGAACAGGCCCGTCACTGATTACCGCTCGTCGCAACAGGGCGACAGGGCACGAGGCCGTGCAGTGATGCTCGATCTTTTCCGCCAAGGTATCTTTCTCAACCCAATGGGTACCAAGTTGTACCTATCGCTGGCGCACGACGAGCGGATTTGCGACATCTTCTGTCAGCGATTAGATGCGGCACTCATTGCCACCGGGTGA